One window from the genome of Canis aureus isolate CA01 chromosome 18, VMU_Caureus_v.1.0, whole genome shotgun sequence encodes:
- the AQP1 gene encoding aquaporin-1 codes for MASEFKKKLFWRAVVAEFLAMILFVFISIGSALGFNYPVRNNQTAGAAQDNVKVSLAFGLSIATLAQSVGHISGAHLNPAVTLGLLLSCQISILRAVMYIIAQCVGAIVATAILSGITSSLPDNSLGRNELAPGVNSGQGLGIEIIGTLQLVLCVLATTDRRRRDLGGSGPLAIGLSVALGHLLAIDYTGCGINPARSFGSSVITHNFKDHWIFWVGPFIGGALAVLIYDFILAPRSSDLTDRVKVWTSGQVEEYELDGDDINSRVEMKPK; via the exons ATGGCCAGCGAGTTCAAGAAGAAGCTCTTCTGGAGGGCGGTGGTGGCCGAGTTCCTGGCCATGATCCTCTTCGTCTTCATCAGCATCGGTTCTGCCCTGGGCTTCAACTACCCGGTGAGGAACAACCAGACAGCAGGTGCGGCCCAGGATAACGTGAAGGTGTCACTGGCCTTCGGGCTGAGCATTGCCACCCTGGCCCAGAGCGTGGGCCACATTAGTGGCGCCCACCTCAACCCAGCTGTCACGCTGGGGCTGCTGCTCAGTTGCCAGATCAGCATCCTCAGGGCTGTCATGTACATCATCGCCCAGTGCGTGGGGGCCATCGTGGCCACCGCCATCCTCTCGGGCATCACCTCCTCCCTTCCGGACAACTCCCTCGGCCGAAACGAG CTGGCCCCTGGTGTGAACTCCGGTCAGGGCTTGGGCATCGAGATCATTGGCACCCTGCAGCTGGTGCTGTGCGTGCTGGCCACCACGGACAGGAGGCGGCGTGACCTCGGGGGCTCGGGCCCCCTGGCCATCGGCCTCTCTGTGGCCTTGGGACACCTGCTGGCG ATCGACTACACAGGCTGCGGTATCAACCCTGCCCGGTCCTTCGGCTCCTCGGTGATCACACATAACTTCAAGGACCACTGG ATTTTCTGGGTCGGGCCGTTCATCGGGGGAGCCCTGGCGGTGCTCATCTACGACTTCATCCTGGCCCCCCGCAGCAGCGACCTCACGGACCGCGTGAAGGTGTGGACCAGCGGCCAGGTGGAGGAGTATGAGCTGGACGGCGACGACATCAACTCCCGGGTGGAGATGAAGCCCAAGTAG